The Sphingosinicella flava genome includes the window GTTCCGACAACCGGCTCGCCGACGAAATCGAAAAATTGCGCTGACAGCTTAGCGGCAACCGCATCAATCAAAGGAAGCGGAAATGGAAAAATTTGCTTTCATGTCTCAATTCTTTCCACTTGCGGTGATCATGGCCGCGATCGGGGTGGGCGGCTGGGTCTTCACCACCTGGCTTCGCATCAAAAACGGCTATCCGCTCGAAAATAGCTGGGGAAAGCCGATCTACCCCAAGCAGAATGACGAGACGATCGAACGGGTGAAGTTGCTCACCCAGGAAAATGCCCAGCTCCGCGCCGAACTTGGTTCGATCAAGGATCGGCTCGCCACCGTCGAACGCATCGTCACCGACGACAGCCACCGCCTGACGCAGGAAATCGAAGCCCTGCGCCTGCCGAAGAATTGAGGGACTTATGCTAGAAGATCTGTTGAAGGCCTTTACCGTGCTGGTGGTCATCGGCCTGCCCGTCACGCTCATCTTCGGCCAAGGCCTCATCAAGCGCTTCCTCGAACATCGCGAGAAGAAGCTGGAGATCGAGGCGCGCATGACGGCGGAGAAGGCGGCGCAATATGCCGCTCACACCGAGCGGCTGGAACAGAGGGTGCGCGTGCTGGAGCGGATCGTCACCGAAAAGGGCATTGCGGTGTCCGACGAGATCGAACGCCTGCGCCACACGCCGATCAACTAAACATCAGCATTTTAGGGAGTTACGTGGCATGAATCCGTTCGAAATGGTGGTGATCATCGTCGCCATCGTCTCCATCGCCAGCATCATCAAAGCCAAATATGGCGTCCGTCGCGACCGTCACGGCAACGAATATCATGTGAACGATGCCGAGGCCGGGCGCCTGCGCGACGAAGTGAAGATATTGCGCGACCGCGTCGCCGTCCTCGAACGCATCGCGACCGACAAGGAAAGCAGCCTGGAACGCGAGATCGAAAGGCTTAGGGACCAGCGCTGACGATAGCCTCCCCCTTGATGGGGGAGGGGGATAGATCGCTGGCTCCCCCGCCTCTCCTCTGATACCGCGCCGTCATGACCGCGCTTGACGATATCTACGCCGATTACGAACTGCTCGACGCCGACGACCGCTACCGTTTGCTGATCGACCTCGGCCGGACGCTGGAGCCGATGCCGGACGCGTTGAAGACCGACGCGACCCTGGTACGCGGCTGCTCGGCCGCCGTCTGGGTCTATCCGATGCCGCGCGAGGATGGCCGTCTCCATTTTCTCGCCGACAGCAATGCTGCCATCACGAAGGGGATTATCGCGCTCGTTCTGACGACGGTGCAGGATCGGACGGCGGAGGAAATTCTGGCGACCGATATCGAAGGCGCCCTCGCCCCCTTCGATCTGAAAAACCAGCTGAGCTCCAACCGGACGCAGGGCATTCCCAACATGATCGCGCTCATCCGGCAAACCGCGGAACGGCTGCGCGGATGAATGCCGGCGACGCCCTTCGCAATATGCAGGGTTTCGACCCGAAGCTCTTCGCCGAATTTGCGGGCCGCGTCGGCCATGGCGGCGCGCTCCGCATCGATTATCGCGATCACGGCGCCGACTGGGCGGAATTGTCGCTCGATTATCGCGAAGATTTGATCGGAGTGGAGGAAACCGGCGTGATCGCGTCCGGGCCGATCATCAGCCTGATGGACATGGCGACCAGCACGGCGATCTGGGTGAAAATCGGCCGCTTCCGGCATCAGGCGACGCTTGACATGCGCGTCGACTATCTGCGCCCTGCGACGCCTGGGCGGACGATTATCGGTCGCGGCGAATGCTATCGCATCACCAGCAAGATCGCCTTCGTCCGCGGCGTCGCGCATGACGGAGACCTGGGCGATCCGGTAGCCAACGTCACCGGCACCTTCATGTTCATGGAGAAGCGGACGTAAAACACCGTTGTGCTCCGGCGAAAGCCGGAGCCCAGTCGTTCGTTCGCGCCGCTGGGCTCCGGCTTTCGCCGGAGCGCAACTAGCTGGCGGCCCGCCGTTCCTCAGCCTTCGACAACACCTCATAGGCCGACGTGATCGCCTGAAACCGTGTGGCGGCATCGGCATCGTCAGGGGCCACGTCGGGGTGGTTGGCCTTGGCGAGGCGGCGATAGGCGGCCTTGATCTCGTCGAAGGAGGCATCCACCTCGACACCCAGAACATCCAGCGCCCGCATCTCGTCGCGGCTGCGGGTGCCGTCCCCCTCTCCGCCCCAGCCGTAAAACTTGGCCTGGCCATAGGCGCCGGCATCGCGCTGCTCGCCCGCGGCACGCGCTTCGGCTTCTTCCTTGGAGAGGCCGGCGAAATAGTCCCAGCCCTTGTTATATTCGGCCGCATGGCGTTCGCAGAAATACCAGCGGTCCGGACGGTTGGGCGATTTGGGCGCGGGCCGGTCGCCAGGCTCATCGCAGCCTTCACGGTCGCAGGGGCGCACCTGCTGCGCCACGCGCTCGCTGCCATAAGCGCGCCAGCGCGGAAAACCCCAGTCATTCGATCGAGTCTGACGTCCCATGATCACCCACTACAAGCTGGAAAACCCAGCGAAAACAAGCCAGAGGGTCTATAAGCCGGGTTCTGTCCATCCCCGCTTTCGCGAAGACTGTGCGGCCATTCCTCTAGGAGGCGGATCGCTCCGCCCCTCAAGCAACCAACCCGGGCGGTCCGGCCGGAACAAGGCCACCATGCCGCCCCTATTCGGTCTTGCTCCCGGTGGGGTTTGCCATGCCGTTCCCGTTGCCGGGCCCGCGGTGCGCTCTTGCCGCACCCTTTCGACCTTACCGCACCGAAGAGCGGCGGTATGCTTTCTGTGGCACTTTCCCTGGGGTCGCCCCCGCCGGACGTTATCCGGCACCGTTGTTCCGTGGAGCCCGGACTTTCCTCGCCCCGCATTGCTGCAGGCCGCGGCCGCCCGACCCTCTGGTAAGCCCTATCTAGTCGTCGCCTTGCGGTTTGGGAAGGAGAAGCGCGAGGAGAAGCGACCGGCACTCGCCGTCGATCGTCCCGTCGATCAATTCGGGGCGAAACCGGCGTTGAAAGGCGACGGTGGCGGCAAGGGCATCGCTGACGTCGTAGCCGAAGCGTTCGAGCGCGAGCAGAAAGGCGCTGTCCGACCAGCCGGGATCGACCAGATTCTTCGCGGGCCTGGGCAGCGCCAGCCGCAGCTTGGCGAGACGGTACCAGGGGAAAAGCTCGCCCGGATCCTGCTTGCGCCGCGGCGCGACATCGGAATGTCCGACGATATTGCCCCGAGTGATGCCGTGCCGCTCCTTGATCTCCGCAACGAGCGGGATCAGCGCCTCGATCTGGGCGTCCGGAAAAGGCCGGTAGCCGAATTCGTGGCCCGGATTGACCATCTCGATTCCAACGCTCGCCGAATTGACGTCCGTGATGCCCCGCCAAAAGGATTGGCCCGAGTGCCAGGCGCGTTTGTCCTCATCGACCATGCGAAGAACGGTGCCGTCTTCCGTCACGACATAATGGGCGGAAACGCCGGCTTGCGGATCGGCCAGGCGATCGATCGCGGCTTCGGCCGTTTCCATGCCCGTATAGTGAAGCACGATCATCGATACCGGCAGCAAGCGGTCGCCGAAATTGGGGGATGGATGATCGATTGGCTCTGTCATGCCACCCTAAATGACGGGGGTGATACCGTTTTGGCAATGGCGGAGTGTCAGGCCGCCGTCGATTTCAAGGTTGCGGCCGGCACTTCAACCGGACTGTAGAGGCCGCGGAAATTGGCGTTGGATACGAACGACTTGCTCTGCCCGATCACCGTTTCTCCGGCACCGAGCATCAGGAAGCCGTCGGGCGCGATCGCCTGCGACAACCGGGCAAAGACGGTCCCGCGCGCGGCTTCCTGAAAATAGAGCAGGACGTTCCGGCACAGGATGATGTCGAAACGGCCGGGAGGCGGCGCCGCATCCATCAGGCTGTGCGTGCGGAACCGCACCCGCGCCCGCAGGCCTTCAAGGACGCGCCATTGGCCTTCGCCTTCCGCTTCGAGCCAGCGGATCATTTGCACGACCGGCAGACCGCGCTGCACTTCGAATTGCGAATAGAGCCCGCTCCGGGCCTGCTGGATCGCGGTTTGCGACACGTCGGTGCCCAGGATATCGACGGTCCAGCCGTCCCAACGCGCCTGGTCCTCGGCGATGGCCATGGCAATCGAATAGACTTCCTGGCCCGTGGAACAGCCCGCGCACCAGATGGACAGTCTCTTCCCCCGCTCCCGCGCGCTCTGCAAGGAGGGCAAGGCGCTGGACAGGAGAAGGTCGAATGCGGCGCGATCCCGGTAGAAATAGGTTTCGTTGTTGAGAAGCGCGT containing:
- a CDS encoding J domain-containing protein: MGRQTRSNDWGFPRWRAYGSERVAQQVRPCDREGCDEPGDRPAPKSPNRPDRWYFCERHAAEYNKGWDYFAGLSKEEAEARAAGEQRDAGAYGQAKFYGWGGEGDGTRSRDEMRALDVLGVEVDASFDEIKAAYRRLAKANHPDVAPDDADAATRFQAITSAYEVLSKAEERRAAS
- a CDS encoding PaaI family thioesterase — encoded protein: MNAGDALRNMQGFDPKLFAEFAGRVGHGGALRIDYRDHGADWAELSLDYREDLIGVEETGVIASGPIISLMDMATSTAIWVKIGRFRHQATLDMRVDYLRPATPGRTIIGRGECYRITSKIAFVRGVAHDGDLGDPVANVTGTFMFMEKRT
- a CDS encoding SufE family protein, with translation MTALDDIYADYELLDADDRYRLLIDLGRTLEPMPDALKTDATLVRGCSAAVWVYPMPREDGRLHFLADSNAAITKGIIALVLTTVQDRTAEEILATDIEGALAPFDLKNQLSSNRTQGIPNMIALIRQTAERLRG
- a CDS encoding CheR family methyltransferase — translated: MQVSDSAIRILANLLEARTGQQLASSRRWRIETALKGLLRARNMESIDQLLTDLVSARDPGLADAVVDALLNNETYFYRDRAAFDLLLSSALPSLQSARERGKRLSIWCAGCSTGQEVYSIAMAIAEDQARWDGWTVDILGTDVSQTAIQQARSGLYSQFEVQRGLPVVQMIRWLEAEGEGQWRVLEGLRARVRFRTHSLMDAAPPPGRFDIILCRNVLLYFQEAARGTVFARLSQAIAPDGFLMLGAGETVIGQSKSFVSNANFRGLYSPVEVPAATLKSTAA
- a CDS encoding N-acetylmuramoyl-L-alanine amidase, with the translated sequence MTEPIDHPSPNFGDRLLPVSMIVLHYTGMETAEAAIDRLADPQAGVSAHYVVTEDGTVLRMVDEDKRAWHSGQSFWRGITDVNSASVGIEMVNPGHEFGYRPFPDAQIEALIPLVAEIKERHGITRGNIVGHSDVAPRRKQDPGELFPWYRLAKLRLALPRPAKNLVDPGWSDSAFLLALERFGYDVSDALAATVAFQRRFRPELIDGTIDGECRSLLLALLLPKPQGDD